The proteins below are encoded in one region of Candidatus Eisenbacteria bacterium:
- a CDS encoding AAC(3)-I family aminoglycoside N-acetyltransferase, with product MSPSQSYDFKLLEHGEVAEMRDLLRVFSEAFEDAPTYGERPPSGAYLKRLLDMEHFIALVALHDGRVVGGLTAYVLDKFEQERREAYIYDLAVLKEHRRLGIATGLIQELKRIARQRGVYVIFVQADRGDEPAIRLYESLGRREDVHHFDIPVP from the coding sequence ATGTCACCTTCCCAGTCCTACGACTTCAAGCTCCTGGAGCACGGTGAGGTCGCGGAGATGAGGGACTTGCTTCGTGTCTTCTCCGAGGCGTTCGAGGACGCGCCGACCTACGGAGAGCGGCCCCCGAGCGGTGCCTATCTGAAGCGACTCCTGGACATGGAGCACTTCATCGCGTTGGTGGCACTCCACGACGGCCGGGTCGTCGGCGGGCTGACCGCCTACGTGCTGGACAAGTTCGAGCAGGAGCGCCGCGAGGCGTACATCTACGACCTCGCGGTGCTGAAGGAGCATCGCCGCCTCGGCATCGCCACCGGATTGATCCAGGAGCTCAAGCGGATCGCCAGGCAGCGCGGCGTGTACGTCATCTTCGTCCAGGCCGACCGCGGCGACGAGCCGGCGATCCGTCTCTACGAGTCATTGGGAAGGCGCGAGGACGTTCACCACTTCGACATCCCCGTCCCGTAA
- a CDS encoding TlpA disulfide reductase family protein: protein MTRRGRWVAGVGVLLLAQLAAFGVWQRVDRERKTAGLIVAAEPRSEPGHDLVIERPDGAVHPMAARSGGFQLVHFWATWCPPCRKEMPTLLELARRERERLDIWIITTDRDWKPVRAFFRGKIPANVVRDVSGGHRAYGVDDLPDSYLLDPSGRVVARFAGGQHWSSAAMRKTLDRLMLREPGS from the coding sequence GTGACGCGGCGCGGACGCTGGGTGGCGGGCGTCGGCGTGCTGCTCCTGGCGCAGCTCGCGGCGTTCGGGGTGTGGCAGCGGGTGGATCGGGAGCGCAAGACCGCCGGGCTCATCGTGGCCGCCGAGCCGCGATCGGAGCCGGGCCACGACCTGGTGATCGAGCGGCCCGACGGCGCCGTCCATCCGATGGCCGCGCGCTCGGGTGGTTTCCAGCTCGTCCACTTCTGGGCGACGTGGTGCCCGCCATGCCGCAAGGAGATGCCGACCCTTCTCGAGCTCGCCCGGCGAGAGCGAGAGCGACTCGACATCTGGATCATCACCACCGACCGGGACTGGAAGCCTGTCCGCGCGTTCTTCAGGGGGAAGATCCCGGCCAACGTGGTGCGGGACGTGAGTGGCGGCCACCGGGCTTACGGCGTCGACGACCTTCCCGACTCCTATCTGCTCGATCCCAGCGGCCGCGTCGTCGCCCGTTTCGCCGGTGGGCAGCACTGGAGCTCGGCCGCGATGCGGAAGACTCTCGACCGGCTCATGCTCAGGGAGCCGGGGTCATGA
- a CDS encoding phospholipid carrier-dependent glycosyltransferase, with product MNEGSAEPQPRRAGLEHPRVAILLIGLLLIGSGGWIGLIEPTEARYAEIAREMLASGDWLTPRLDGLHHFHKPPLAYWAAAAGMAAVGVNEWGARLMALLANVATIALAAWIASRRFAALMIDSGRTAWVLGTMLLFAVIGRGLATDPFLAATVALYWALAPSTLALAALGLGFMTKGPVVFIHTLLPVLVAALWARDRRFLALLGPRRGWIVFALIGLPWYVAVVSMNSGLLGYFLGHQVVARVASVTHDRGGPPYYFVLVLLAGAAPWTMATLVGIARTWRDRADPEARLLLAWLLAPVIFLSFSGSKLPSYLLPCFPAAALLAARGLDSGLARWGAMVTLAGMALYGAFELFEAGVTRGAMGPLALGACVVWLLGALAAARGRMTLAALGSALAMAALAIALAPYDSQLGSPRRIAALLAEHRRGEPVVEINHFTSALPFYLRERVWLLEVAREKNFDPPETLPAVLATRDSLRLWAERHGRVWTFGPERPSREIATAIGLDFVSIASWRTETLGFMTPAP from the coding sequence TTGAACGAAGGATCGGCCGAGCCGCAACCCCGGCGCGCGGGGCTCGAGCATCCGCGCGTCGCGATCCTTCTCATCGGGCTCCTGCTGATCGGCAGCGGCGGCTGGATCGGCCTGATCGAGCCTACCGAGGCGCGGTACGCCGAGATCGCGCGCGAGATGCTCGCGAGCGGGGACTGGCTGACCCCGCGCCTCGACGGCCTTCATCACTTCCACAAGCCTCCGCTCGCCTACTGGGCCGCCGCCGCCGGCATGGCCGCGGTGGGAGTCAACGAATGGGGCGCCCGCCTCATGGCGCTGCTGGCCAACGTGGCGACGATCGCGCTCGCGGCCTGGATCGCGTCGCGACGGTTCGCAGCGCTCATGATCGACTCGGGCAGGACAGCTTGGGTTCTCGGAACGATGCTGCTGTTCGCGGTCATCGGCCGCGGGCTGGCCACCGATCCGTTCCTCGCCGCGACGGTGGCGCTCTACTGGGCGCTCGCGCCGTCCACTCTCGCGCTGGCGGCCCTGGGTCTCGGCTTCATGACGAAGGGGCCGGTGGTGTTCATCCACACCCTGCTGCCCGTTCTCGTCGCGGCGCTCTGGGCTCGCGACCGCCGCTTCCTCGCGTTGCTCGGCCCGCGGCGCGGATGGATCGTGTTCGCGCTCATCGGGCTGCCCTGGTACGTGGCGGTCGTGTCCATGAATTCGGGACTGCTCGGGTACTTTCTCGGCCACCAGGTCGTGGCGCGGGTGGCCAGTGTGACCCACGACCGCGGCGGGCCGCCTTATTACTTCGTGCTCGTCCTGCTGGCCGGAGCCGCGCCATGGACGATGGCGACGCTGGTCGGCATCGCGCGCACCTGGCGCGATCGAGCCGATCCCGAAGCCCGGCTGCTGCTCGCCTGGCTGCTGGCGCCGGTGATCTTCCTCTCCTTCTCGGGCTCCAAGCTGCCTTCCTACCTGCTGCCGTGCTTTCCGGCTGCCGCGCTGCTGGCCGCTCGCGGGCTCGACTCAGGTCTCGCGCGCTGGGGCGCCATGGTCACGCTCGCCGGGATGGCGCTCTACGGAGCGTTCGAGCTGTTCGAAGCGGGGGTCACCCGCGGCGCCATGGGGCCGCTGGCGCTCGGCGCCTGCGTCGTCTGGCTGCTGGGCGCTCTTGCCGCGGCGCGAGGGCGCATGACGCTCGCCGCGCTCGGGAGCGCGCTCGCGATGGCCGCGCTGGCGATCGCGCTCGCGCCGTACGATTCACAGCTGGGCTCGCCGCGGCGCATCGCCGCGCTGCTGGCCGAGCATCGCCGCGGAGAACCCGTCGTCGAGATCAACCACTTCACTTCAGCCCTACCGTTCTACCTGCGCGAGCGCGTGTGGCTGCTCGAGGTGGCGCGCGAGAAGAACTTCGACCCTCCCGAGACTCTGCCGGCGGTGCTCGCGACGCGTGACTCGCTGCGGCTCTGGGCGGAGCGGCATGGGCGGGTCTGGACCTTCGGCCCCGAACGACCCAGCCGTGAGATCGCGACGGCGATCGGACTCGACTTCGTCTCCATCGCGAGCTGGCGCACGGAGACGCTGGGATTCATGACCCCGGCTCCCTGA
- a CDS encoding (deoxy)nucleoside triphosphate pyrophosphohydrolase, with protein MSEASRLQVVAAVVWRDGKLLLTQRPPGGPLGGQWEFPGGKIEPGETPEQALVREIREELHVGATPGEVIAVDTHRYEHGLEVEIWFIACELDSLELVEGPGIHEIRWWDLEALDPSIVLEGDRRFLAELKRGARRPSS; from the coding sequence ATGAGTGAAGCGTCGCGTCTTCAGGTCGTTGCTGCCGTAGTGTGGCGAGACGGCAAGCTGTTGCTGACTCAGCGGCCGCCGGGTGGACCGCTCGGAGGACAGTGGGAGTTTCCCGGCGGCAAGATCGAGCCAGGTGAGACGCCGGAGCAGGCGCTGGTGCGCGAGATCCGCGAAGAACTGCATGTCGGCGCCACTCCAGGCGAGGTGATCGCGGTCGACACGCATCGCTACGAGCACGGTCTCGAAGTCGAGATCTGGTTCATCGCTTGCGAGCTGGACTCGCTGGAACTCGTCGAGGGGCCGGGAATTCACGAGATCCGCTGGTGGGATCTCGAGGCGCTCGATCCCTCGATCGTGCTCGAGGGCGATCGGCGCTTCCTCGCGGAGCTCAAGCGCGGGGCGCGAAGGCCAAGCTCGTAA
- a CDS encoding lipid-A-disaccharide synthase N-terminal domain-containing protein: protein MKDWFLSPAGWYAIGFAGQLLFGSRFFVQWIASERRGRVVFPGLFWYLSLLGGVALLVYAIHRKDPVFAIGQGAGLFIYMRNLVLMRRENTA from the coding sequence ATGAAGGACTGGTTTCTTTCTCCAGCTGGCTGGTATGCGATCGGTTTTGCGGGACAGCTCCTGTTCGGCTCGCGTTTCTTCGTGCAGTGGATCGCGTCCGAGCGCCGCGGACGCGTGGTCTTTCCCGGGCTCTTCTGGTATCTGAGCCTGCTCGGGGGGGTGGCGCTGCTGGTCTACGCGATCCATCGCAAGGACCCGGTGTTCGCGATCGGCCAGGGAGCAGGCCTCTTCATCTACATGAGGAACCTGGTGCTGATGCGCCGCGAGAACACGGCTTGA
- a CDS encoding LemA family protein has translation MFVGEIFWTAVIGFAVVGTIGYVLSIYNGLVALRNNISRSWSNIDVLLKQRHDELPKLVKTCEGYMRHERGVFDKLSEARAALAEAKSVGQRAGAEGMLNRALGAIFAVAEAYPDLKANQSFIQLQNRISELENQIADRREFYNDTVTTFNTRIQQIPDRFVADMLTCVPAELFQVDAEDRRDVEINFQAA, from the coding sequence ATGTTCGTCGGTGAGATCTTCTGGACGGCGGTGATCGGTTTCGCCGTGGTGGGCACGATCGGCTACGTCCTTTCCATCTACAACGGCCTGGTGGCGCTGCGGAACAACATCTCGCGCTCGTGGTCCAACATCGACGTTCTGCTCAAGCAGCGGCACGACGAGCTGCCCAAGCTGGTCAAGACCTGCGAGGGATACATGCGGCACGAGCGCGGCGTGTTCGACAAGCTGAGCGAAGCGCGCGCGGCTCTGGCCGAAGCCAAGTCGGTCGGGCAGCGCGCCGGCGCCGAGGGCATGCTGAACCGTGCGCTGGGAGCGATCTTCGCGGTGGCCGAGGCGTATCCAGACCTCAAGGCCAACCAGTCCTTCATCCAGCTGCAGAACCGCATCAGCGAGCTCGAGAACCAGATCGCCGACCGCCGCGAGTTCTACAACGACACGGTCACCACCTTCAATACGCGCATCCAGCAGATCCCCGACCGCTTCGTGGCGGACATGCTGACCTGCGTTCCCGCCGAGCTGTTCCAGGTGGACGCCGAGGATCGCCGGGACGTGGAGATCAACTTCCAGGCCGCGTGA
- a CDS encoding T9SS type A sorting domain-containing protein, translated as MRCLAWLLTLSLLVLGLGSLPGLLISRTSDTHDFVHFESSHVHPLALTPNGNRLLAVNTADNRLTVFDLAGASPVRLAEIPVGLEPVSVVARSDVEAWVVNHLSDDISIVDLSTLHVKATLQVGDEPSDVVFAAGKAYVSVSQEDAVKVYDASTRQFLQSIPIAGRMPRALATNAAGTRVYVAVFHAGNRTSVLSEQEVTFGSPPRSAAPPPNPPLRPGLPPPPITGLIVQQQAGQWRDEAGQVWSSTANPTGQRKIFYDLFDTDVAEIATATNTVVNTFSDIGAVNFGLAVSATDGRVAVTATEPRNLTRFEPNLRGHMVDTRAGLITAGGAVSTFDLNPTINYATTPGPPSDLAVAIGLPTGVAWGSTGQRLYVTALANDRIAEIDVSGVPVITRRMPTIAGPTGIAVDAARNRVYVLGRFRNQLQTLSAVDLSVVATNVIGFDPTPDAIVNGRKFFYGGFTSGHGDQACASCHVFGDFDNLAWDLGNPQGNMEPVDLTGQALAPLLQPQVHPMKGPMTTQSLRGLSAPTYGDFHWRADRASLDAFNPAFVNLMGRATALPDTEIAAFNAFVAPLAYPPNPNQTLNRDFSDAPLHSPSAKRGQTFFFNQPVDGGQTCNFCHAASSFGPGTGGQITPAAALQESQDMKVPQLRNMYKKTGFTDGPVTSKRGFGFIHDGSTDNLFNFLRFSGFNFSQPSNQTPDENRRDVEAFLLAFDTGLAPSVGAQVTLPGGSTTRFDTLAGEAQLGHCALIAKGRVGGQPRGWWYQGAGTWMSDKAGESISTTSLMALAGPGSEVTVTGVAPGLGRRMGIDRDRDTFLDFDEVLAGSNPGDPGSTPNNVGVGDVLKVAGIRGLKPNPFGVSTELTFGLSRTGRVDCVVHDLLGRHVRSIARGEWREAGLQSLRWDGQRDDGRSASPGVYFIRLTTGEGSWSRNVVKLR; from the coding sequence ATGCGCTGTCTTGCTTGGCTCCTCACGCTCTCATTGCTGGTGCTCGGTCTCGGCTCCCTGCCGGGGCTGCTGATCTCCCGCACCAGCGATACGCACGACTTCGTTCACTTCGAGAGTTCGCACGTCCACCCGCTGGCGCTGACCCCGAACGGCAACCGACTGCTCGCCGTCAACACGGCGGACAACCGGCTCACCGTGTTCGACCTGGCCGGCGCCTCACCGGTGCGGCTCGCGGAGATCCCGGTCGGCCTCGAGCCGGTGTCGGTCGTGGCGCGGAGCGACGTCGAAGCCTGGGTGGTCAACCATCTCTCCGACGACATCAGCATCGTCGATCTCAGCACCCTCCACGTGAAGGCGACCCTCCAAGTCGGTGACGAGCCGAGCGACGTCGTCTTCGCCGCGGGCAAGGCCTACGTGAGCGTGTCGCAGGAGGACGCCGTCAAGGTCTACGATGCCTCGACACGCCAGTTCCTGCAGAGCATCCCGATCGCCGGGCGGATGCCACGCGCGCTCGCCACCAACGCCGCGGGCACCCGCGTCTACGTGGCGGTATTCCACGCCGGAAACCGCACCTCGGTGCTTTCGGAGCAGGAGGTGACCTTTGGCAGTCCGCCCCGGAGCGCCGCACCCCCGCCCAATCCTCCTTTGAGGCCGGGCCTCCCTCCACCGCCGATCACAGGGCTCATCGTCCAGCAGCAGGCCGGCCAGTGGCGGGACGAAGCGGGTCAGGTATGGAGCTCCACCGCCAATCCCACGGGTCAGCGCAAGATCTTCTACGACCTCTTCGACACGGACGTGGCCGAGATCGCGACGGCGACGAACACCGTGGTCAACACCTTCTCGGACATCGGGGCCGTAAACTTCGGTCTCGCCGTGAGCGCGACCGATGGCCGGGTCGCGGTGACGGCGACGGAGCCGCGCAACCTCACGCGTTTCGAGCCCAACCTGCGCGGTCACATGGTCGACACGCGCGCCGGCCTCATCACCGCGGGGGGTGCGGTCTCGACGTTCGACCTCAATCCGACCATCAACTACGCCACGACACCCGGCCCGCCTTCGGACCTCGCCGTGGCGATCGGCCTTCCCACCGGGGTCGCGTGGGGGTCCACCGGGCAGCGGCTCTACGTCACCGCGCTCGCCAACGACCGGATCGCCGAGATCGACGTCTCGGGCGTGCCCGTGATCACGCGCCGGATGCCGACCATTGCCGGGCCGACCGGGATCGCGGTGGACGCGGCGCGCAACCGCGTGTACGTGCTCGGGCGCTTCCGCAACCAGCTCCAGACGCTCTCTGCGGTCGACCTCTCCGTGGTCGCGACGAACGTGATCGGCTTCGATCCGACGCCCGACGCGATCGTCAACGGCCGGAAGTTCTTCTACGGGGGCTTCACCTCGGGGCATGGCGACCAGGCGTGCGCGAGCTGCCACGTGTTCGGCGATTTCGACAACCTGGCGTGGGACCTGGGCAATCCGCAGGGGAACATGGAGCCGGTCGATCTCACCGGTCAGGCGTTGGCGCCGCTCCTGCAGCCGCAAGTGCACCCCATGAAGGGCCCGATGACCACGCAGAGCTTGCGCGGACTCTCGGCCCCGACTTACGGGGACTTCCACTGGCGCGCCGACCGGGCCAGCCTCGACGCGTTCAACCCGGCGTTCGTGAACCTGATGGGCCGGGCGACCGCGCTTCCCGACACCGAGATAGCGGCCTTCAACGCCTTCGTGGCGCCGCTCGCATACCCGCCCAATCCGAACCAGACGCTCAACCGCGACTTCTCCGACGCCCCGCTCCATTCACCGAGCGCCAAGCGTGGCCAGACGTTCTTCTTCAACCAGCCCGTGGACGGGGGTCAAACCTGCAACTTCTGCCACGCCGCGTCGAGCTTCGGGCCAGGCACTGGCGGCCAGATCACGCCCGCGGCCGCGCTGCAGGAATCACAGGACATGAAGGTTCCGCAGCTTCGCAACATGTACAAGAAGACCGGCTTCACCGATGGGCCCGTGACCAGCAAGCGCGGCTTCGGTTTCATTCACGACGGTTCGACCGACAACCTCTTCAACTTCCTCCGGTTCTCCGGCTTCAACTTCAGCCAGCCCTCCAACCAGACGCCCGACGAGAACCGGCGCGACGTCGAAGCGTTCCTGCTCGCCTTCGACACGGGTCTCGCGCCGTCCGTGGGAGCCCAGGTGACGTTACCCGGCGGCTCGACCACGCGCTTCGACACGCTCGCGGGCGAGGCCCAGCTCGGTCACTGCGCGCTGATCGCCAAGGGTCGTGTGGGCGGGCAGCCACGCGGCTGGTGGTATCAGGGGGCCGGCACGTGGATGTCCGACAAGGCCGGCGAGTCGATCTCGACGACCAGCCTGATGGCGCTGGCCGGTCCGGGCTCGGAGGTCACCGTGACCGGCGTCGCGCCCGGTCTCGGCCGGCGCATGGGAATCGATCGCGACCGCGACACGTTCCTCGACTTCGATGAGGTTCTGGCGGGCAGCAATCCCGGCGACCCGGGGTCGACTCCGAACAACGTCGGCGTGGGGGACGTCCTCAAGGTGGCCGGCATCCGCGGTCTCAAGCCCAACCCGTTCGGCGTCTCCACCGAGCTGACCTTCGGGCTCTCCCGGACCGGCCGTGTCGATTGCGTGGTACACGACCTGCTCGGTCGCCACGTACGCAGCATTGCACGCGGCGAGTGGCGGGAGGCTGGCCTCCAGAGTCTCCGCTGGGATGGCCAGCGCGATGACGGCCGTTCCGCGAGCCCCGGCGTCTACTTCATCCGCCTCACCACCGGCGAAGGAAGCTGGAGCCGCAACGTCGTCAAGCTCCGCTAG
- a CDS encoding glycosyltransferase family 2 protein, producing the protein MSTERPDLSAVVPAYDERENLPLLVEELRAALDATGKRWELVLVDDGSGDGSGGWMVSAAALDPRIVPVVLERNVGQSGALAAGLLRARGEIVVTLDADLQNDPADLGRLLKALQHADVVSGVRQNRQDRWLRLVSSRIANATRRAVLGDPVTDIGCSFKAYRREALEGLPWFVGAHRFLPALCVFRGSRYAEVPLSHRPRRHGRSKYGVSNRLWRGIYDLFGVRWLKSRLIRYRVREVTR; encoded by the coding sequence ATGAGCACCGAACGGCCGGACCTGTCGGCGGTCGTGCCCGCCTACGACGAGCGCGAGAACCTCCCCCTGCTGGTCGAGGAGCTGCGCGCCGCGCTCGATGCCACCGGCAAACGCTGGGAGCTGGTGCTGGTGGACGACGGCAGCGGCGACGGCAGCGGCGGCTGGATGGTGTCGGCGGCGGCGCTCGACCCGCGCATCGTGCCGGTGGTGCTCGAGAGGAACGTGGGCCAGAGCGGCGCCTTGGCGGCCGGCCTGCTGCGCGCGCGCGGCGAGATCGTGGTGACGCTCGATGCGGATCTGCAGAACGACCCTGCCGATCTCGGTCGGCTTCTCAAGGCGCTGCAGCACGCGGACGTGGTCTCGGGTGTGCGGCAGAACCGCCAGGACCGCTGGTTGCGGCTCGTCTCGTCACGCATCGCCAACGCGACCCGCCGGGCCGTGCTCGGCGATCCGGTCACCGACATCGGCTGCTCGTTCAAAGCCTACCGGCGCGAAGCGCTGGAAGGCCTCCCTTGGTTCGTCGGCGCCCACCGCTTCCTGCCGGCCTTGTGCGTGTTTCGCGGCAGCCGCTACGCGGAAGTGCCGCTCTCCCATCGTCCCCGTCGTCACGGCAGGTCGAAGTACGGCGTTTCGAATCGCCTGTGGCGCGGGATCTACGACCTTTTCGGCGTGCGCTGGCTCAAGTCACGCCTGATTCGCTACCGGGTGCGCGAGGTGACGCGATGA
- a CDS encoding RtcB family protein, which produces MTPRKVEAPTAPYRQWGEDLEPSAVQQLVDACTLPIAVRGALMPDAHPGYGLPIGGVLATRNAVIPYAVGVDIACRMKLTVLDLPLATLREDEERLRKAIQKETRFGIGSEFESRRQHDVMDLDWRVSPITDKLRNKAWAQLGTSGSGNHFVEFGIFHVDHGELKVPPGDYLALLSHSGSRGTGAEVAGHYSRLAKKLHPELPQHLKNLAWLDLDSEEGQEYWNAMELMGRYAAANHACIHRHMARNLGAQVLLDLENHHNFAWKERHDGEELIVHRKGATPAGEGVLGIIPGSMATTTYVARGKGNDASLDSASHGAGRVMSRTEARRRFRWPEAMEVLNARGVKLISAGLDEVPMVYKDIDQVMAAQADLVEPVATFDPKLVKMAPAGERPED; this is translated from the coding sequence ATGACTCCCAGGAAGGTCGAAGCCCCCACGGCCCCTTACCGGCAGTGGGGTGAGGACCTCGAGCCGAGCGCCGTGCAGCAACTCGTCGACGCCTGCACGCTCCCGATCGCGGTGCGCGGTGCGCTCATGCCCGACGCGCACCCCGGCTACGGGTTGCCGATCGGCGGCGTGCTCGCCACCCGCAACGCCGTGATCCCGTACGCCGTGGGCGTGGACATCGCCTGCCGCATGAAGCTCACGGTGCTCGACCTGCCGCTCGCGACCCTTCGCGAAGACGAAGAGCGGCTGCGCAAGGCCATCCAGAAGGAGACGCGCTTCGGGATCGGCTCCGAGTTCGAATCACGCCGGCAGCACGATGTCATGGACCTCGACTGGAGGGTCTCGCCGATCACTGACAAGCTGCGGAACAAGGCCTGGGCGCAGCTCGGCACCAGCGGCAGCGGCAACCACTTCGTCGAGTTCGGGATCTTCCACGTCGACCACGGCGAGCTGAAGGTGCCGCCCGGAGATTATCTGGCGCTGCTCAGCCACAGCGGCAGCCGCGGCACCGGGGCCGAGGTGGCGGGCCATTACAGCCGGCTCGCCAAGAAGCTTCACCCCGAGCTGCCGCAGCACTTGAAGAACCTGGCGTGGCTCGACCTCGATTCCGAGGAAGGGCAGGAATACTGGAACGCGATGGAGCTGATGGGCCGCTATGCCGCGGCCAATCACGCATGCATCCATCGCCACATGGCGAGGAACCTCGGCGCGCAGGTGCTGCTCGATCTCGAGAACCATCACAACTTCGCGTGGAAGGAGCGCCACGACGGCGAGGAGCTGATCGTCCACCGCAAGGGCGCCACGCCGGCCGGTGAAGGCGTGCTCGGGATCATCCCCGGCTCGATGGCCACCACGACTTACGTGGCCCGGGGCAAGGGCAACGACGCCTCCCTCGACTCCGCATCGCACGGAGCGGGGCGGGTGATGAGCCGGACGGAAGCGAGGCGCCGATTCCGCTGGCCCGAAGCGATGGAGGTGCTGAACGCTCGAGGTGTGAAGCTGATTTCCGCCGGCCTCGACGAAGTCCCGATGGTCTACAAGGACATCGACCAGGTGATGGCGGCCCAGGCCGACCTGGTCGAGCCGGTGGCGACGTTCGATCCGAAGCTGGTGAAGATGGCGCCCGCCGGAGAGCGCCCCGAGGATTGA